ATGAACCGAGGCACACTGAACCATGccaggatgttggaacatcgtatCCGACATCTTACAGAGATGCCTAAACACATGTTGAAACATTGGTTCCAACAACACAAACaagaatatttgttttagcaataatgcagccaatacaaatacccaacaatctccccctttggCAAATTTTTGGCTAAAACAAATTAAGGCCAAATACAAAGTATGTAGAGGGATATAGAAGACAACCATTTCTCCAAGAAGCATGTACACATACCTATGAGGAAACAGCTAGCACACATAATCTAAAGGGATACCTTAGATACACTTCCTCAAGTCATCACGAATACATATTCAAGAAGAAGGAGTAGCATAACAGTATCACTAAAGAGATATCAGAAGTGTGCATACAAGAATACCTCACATAATCTTCTATCATAGCTTCAGCTGTAGAGGTATTACACTTATCATAGACATGCAGCAGCGGATAAGATATTAGCATAGTCTCACAAGAGCagaggaaaaataaattcctaTGCTACAGAGAGGAAACATAAGTTCCCATACACATTGGATGTTCCAACCTCCTTCACTACATAATAGCagaggaaaaataaattcctGCTACAACTAGGGAAGATAACTTCCCAGAGACAAAAGTACCTGCCACACATAGaggtaagaatttttttttcccataCCTACTAGGTACTGTCACCAACCAACCATAGAAGCAAAGGAAAAATCAATTCCCACACTTAGAAGTGACGGACATGGATGTCTACAGAGTACCGTCACCAACCACATATAGAAGCaagggaaaaataaattatcatacTTACAAGTGACACACATGGATGTTTAAACATCAGACTTAACATCCTGTCAACCAGCTTGAATTAGCACAAGCACACATAGAAGTATCACCCCCTGAATATAAGAACCTATGAGTGACTACTTACAGGAATATTCCATTACTCCCCCTGAACACATGCACAATAAGAATCTTGAAACCCAAAAATCTTAACGCATAAAATGAAGGAAAACTTCAGGTTGAATTAACCAAATCATCAGGGAATTCTCACCAACTAGCATACCTAAGCTAGCAGACCTATCAAGGTCATACATACATGTCCCAATTTTATAAAGCAACAACAGAGAACATGTACAACAGAAATACGGAGAAAAGCAAATTCTCATAGCAACATCAAGATGTTGTAGGATCAGTGCTAACATCTACACAAGTCTTCACAGACATGTTCCAACATTCTAGTGACCATCAACAAGGAAGATgtacaatataaaaatactGAGAAATTCTCGGTTCATCATTAAGAACACCAAGATGTTGCATCATCTACACATAACTTGGAATAGTTGCAAAATAAATGCAACAACATAATACAGGCATACACATAAATAGGTGCAGTACATCACACATACAGGCATGTAGAGAGTATATATATACCCATTTTCTCCCCCTTTTTACCCACAAAATATGTCAAATAGAATAAAGAACATCTCAAGAGTATACCCCACAAAAAAAGACGTGCACTAGAAGAGAGTAGATACCACGTCTCACAAGACAGATGATTAAGCCTTCTCATGCAGGCGAATTCCCAACTTTCCCCTTAGCTTTTCAAATTGTTTAGCATCTAAGGCCTTGGTGAAAATGTCTGCCAGTTGCTCCTCTTTGTCAACATGCTCAAGTGTCACAACCTTTTCTTCAACAAGATCTCTGATGAAATGATGTcgaatgtcaatgtgctttgtTCTTCTTTATTGAATAGGGTTCTTGGAAATGTTGATAGCACTTAGGTTGTCACAGTATAAAGTTAGAACATCTTGTTCCACATTATACTCCTTCAACATCTGCTTCATCCAAACAAGTTGTGAGCAACAAGTTCCTGCTGCTATGTACTCAGCTTTAGCAGTAGGCAGAGATACACAGTTCTGTTTCTTATTGAACCAAGAAGCTAGATTATTTCCTAGGAAGGAACATCCACCAGAGGTACGTTTCCTATCATCTGCACTTCCTGCCCAGCCAGCATCACAATAGCCCATCAGCTCAGAGTTTTCACTGTGTGAGTATAAAATTCCATAATCACTGGTGCTATTAATGTACTTCAATATCCTATTCACTCGAGTAAGATGACTCATTTTTGGTTCAGCTTGTGTGCAAAAGTGATATCTGACCTGCTTGCAGTAAGATACAATAAACTCCCAATCATGCTTCTATACATGCTTTGATCAACAGATATACCACTTTCATCATTTGTCAGCTTCAAGTGAGTGACAGCTGGAGTTCTCTTGTGACCACCATTATCCATGCCAAATTTCTTCACAATGTTCTTGACATATTTACCCTGTGACATGAAGATTGTATCTTTCATTTGTTTAACCAGAAGACCAAGAAAATAGGTCAACTCACCAATTAAGCTCATCTCAAACTCAGACTGCATTTGCTGAATGAAATGTTGAACCATCTTGTTCGACATCCCACCAAAAACaatgtcatcaacatatatatggGCAATGATCAGTGTTCCATTATCATCTTTTACAAACAGGGTATTGTATGTTCATCCTTTCATGTACCCTTGATCAACAAGAAACTGGGTGAGTCTCTCATACCAAGCCCTAGGTGCCTACTTTAAACCATACATAGCTTTCTTCAATATGTAGACATGATTGGGAAAGCTAGGAGTAACAAATCATTTAG
Above is a genomic segment from Medicago truncatula cultivar Jemalong A17 chromosome 5, MtrunA17r5.0-ANR, whole genome shotgun sequence containing:
- the LOC112422128 gene encoding uncharacterized mitochondrial protein AtMg00810-like; this translates as MVQHFIQQMQSEFEMSLIGELTYFLGLLVKQMKDTIFMSQGKYVKNIVKKFGMDNGGHKRTPAVTHLKLTNDESGISVDQSMYRSMIGSLLYLTASSENSELMGYCDAGWAGSADDRKRTSGGCSFLGNNLASWFNKKQNCVSLPTAKAEYIAAGTCCSQLVWMKQMLKEYNVEQDVLTLYCDNLSAINISKNPIQ